One genomic segment of Chitinophaga sancti includes these proteins:
- a CDS encoding carbohydrate kinase: MKPYQVACFGEVLWDILPDKKLPGGAPMNVAYHLQKLGVPVAMISSTGDDADGDDLRQVMQLLQLDTTFIQRDPAHETGKVYARLAATNEMQYEIVQPVAWDFIQSSAGLQEIAKTPGYLVFGSLASRNEVSRETLLSLLDGDRTLVLDINLRPPHFTQELVELLLQQCQILKINEAELKLIGDWYQFPADMEERVLAFSQKYDIPTIIVTLGDKGAALLVENVFYQHPGYQVTVADTIGSGDAFLAGFLYNRIINTPPAITLAYACALGALVASYHGGCPAYNPDEIIALINR, from the coding sequence ATGAAACCGTATCAAGTTGCCTGCTTTGGAGAAGTATTATGGGATATACTTCCAGATAAAAAATTGCCGGGTGGAGCCCCTATGAATGTGGCTTATCACCTGCAGAAACTGGGAGTACCAGTCGCGATGATATCGTCGACAGGGGATGATGCAGATGGAGATGACCTCCGACAGGTCATGCAACTGCTACAGCTGGATACCACGTTTATCCAGAGAGATCCGGCACACGAAACCGGAAAAGTGTATGCCCGCCTGGCAGCCACAAATGAAATGCAATACGAAATAGTTCAACCAGTAGCCTGGGATTTTATACAGTCTTCAGCTGGCCTGCAGGAAATTGCAAAAACGCCGGGATACCTTGTATTTGGGAGTCTGGCTTCGAGAAATGAGGTAAGTAGAGAGACCTTGCTATCACTGCTGGATGGTGATCGTACACTGGTACTGGATATTAACCTGCGCCCGCCTCATTTTACGCAGGAACTGGTGGAATTACTTTTACAACAATGTCAGATCCTGAAAATCAATGAGGCAGAACTGAAATTGATAGGAGACTGGTACCAGTTTCCGGCAGATATGGAAGAAAGAGTGCTTGCATTTAGCCAGAAATATGACATACCTACCATCATCGTGACACTGGGGGATAAAGGGGCGGCTTTACTTGTAGAAAACGTCTTTTATCAGCATCCGGGATATCAGGTAACGGTGGCAGACACGATTGGCAGCGGCGACGCATTCCTGGCTGGTTTCCTTTACAACAGGATTATCAATACACCACCAGCAATCACACTGGCTTACGCTTGTGCATTGGGAGCACTGGTAGCCTCGTACCATGGCGGTTGTCCGGCATATAATCCGGATGAAATCATTGCCCTGATCAACAGGTAA
- a CDS encoding carbohydrate-binding family 9-like protein, translated as MSQLIRHVIAGLGLACLSLPSYAQKKAAYLAPRQYQVYQTTTPIKLDGKPDEAAWQKAEWSQDFTDIEGDKQPAPAMRTRLKMLWDQDHLYILAELEDANIWATLHQHDTIIYHDNDFEIFVDPDGDTHQYFELEINPFNTVMDLFMPKPYRENGDALMNWDAQGMRTATHIDGTLNKPGDKDKKWTVEMSIPFSAFGFFNQHIRIKDSTMWRINFSRVEWDTDIVNGKYVKRKDKTTGKPLPEHNWVWSPQGIINMHAPEKWGYLFFVQKPVGSTPVKIAIPSIEEAKENLWEVYHQQNAYRQSHGRYATSLSDLGLTETTFTAYGITYTLSMEAISGQFTATISDKTGMHKASIDQEGKVTTQKH; from the coding sequence ATGTCTCAACTTATCCGTCATGTGATTGCAGGATTGGGATTGGCGTGTCTGAGCCTCCCTTCCTATGCACAAAAGAAAGCAGCCTATCTGGCTCCCAGACAATATCAGGTTTATCAGACCACCACACCCATTAAGCTGGATGGAAAACCAGACGAAGCGGCCTGGCAAAAGGCTGAATGGAGTCAGGATTTCACAGACATAGAAGGGGATAAACAACCTGCCCCTGCTATGCGCACAAGGCTAAAAATGCTGTGGGACCAGGATCATTTGTACATTCTGGCTGAACTGGAAGATGCCAATATCTGGGCCACTCTCCACCAGCATGATACCATCATTTACCATGACAATGATTTTGAAATATTCGTAGATCCGGATGGCGACACCCATCAGTATTTTGAATTAGAGATCAATCCTTTTAATACAGTGATGGATCTGTTCATGCCCAAGCCTTACCGTGAAAACGGAGATGCACTCATGAACTGGGATGCACAAGGCATGCGCACAGCTACACATATAGACGGCACACTAAATAAACCAGGCGATAAAGACAAAAAATGGACGGTAGAAATGTCTATTCCATTCAGTGCATTCGGTTTCTTTAACCAACATATCAGAATTAAAGACAGTACCATGTGGAGAATCAACTTCTCCAGGGTAGAATGGGATACTGATATCGTGAATGGTAAATATGTAAAGCGTAAGGATAAAACTACCGGCAAGCCATTGCCAGAACATAACTGGGTATGGTCTCCACAGGGCATCATCAATATGCACGCACCAGAGAAATGGGGTTACCTGTTCTTCGTACAAAAACCGGTAGGCAGTACACCGGTTAAAATAGCTATCCCTTCTATCGAGGAAGCAAAGGAAAATCTCTGGGAAGTATATCATCAGCAAAATGCTTACCGCCAGTCACACGGACGTTATGCTACATCACTGAGTGACCTAGGTCTCACTGAAACAACATTTACTGCCTATGGTATTACTTATACATTGTCTATGGAAGCAATTTCAGGACAATTTACCGCTACGATCAGCGACAAGACAGGCATGCACAAAGCCAGTATAGATCAGGAAGGAAAGGTAACAACTCAAAAACACTAA
- a CDS encoding family 10 glycosylhydrolase encodes MNKRNFLKSVGIGSVAMMGAGLPAIVKAEKTDAADATATKIKHRVWINPDEKDTDADIRQRYAAYKKAGIGDIMFEADSERHFRIAKENGIKAHRWIWTMNRGEKELLASHPEWYAQNRKGESCATHPPYVGYYRWLCPSKPETVNYLKEQAEAALSKDYVDGLHLDYVRYCDVILPVNLWSNYGIDQSKELPEYDFCYCETCRTKYKDLYGKDPLELQHPDQSPSWRKFRYDRITNVVTNLADVAKKHKKPISAAVFPTPEIAKRIVRQDWTNWPLNAVCPMIYHGFYQEGVGWIGDAVAEGIRGLDGRFPLYAGLYLPDFNGNMADLEKGIRLAIQHGASGVSLFGGVTPEVLQALQKATV; translated from the coding sequence ATGAACAAACGTAATTTCCTTAAATCAGTCGGCATTGGCAGCGTAGCCATGATGGGTGCCGGACTTCCTGCTATCGTAAAAGCAGAAAAAACAGATGCTGCAGATGCTACTGCTACCAAAATCAAACACCGCGTTTGGATCAATCCAGATGAAAAGGATACTGATGCAGATATTCGTCAACGCTATGCCGCTTATAAAAAAGCAGGTATCGGTGATATCATGTTTGAAGCAGACAGCGAAAGACATTTCAGAATTGCAAAAGAGAACGGTATCAAAGCACACCGCTGGATCTGGACTATGAACAGGGGAGAGAAGGAGTTGCTGGCAAGCCATCCGGAGTGGTATGCGCAGAACCGCAAAGGTGAAAGCTGCGCTACACATCCTCCTTACGTAGGCTATTATCGCTGGCTATGCCCAAGCAAACCCGAAACGGTCAACTACCTGAAAGAACAGGCTGAAGCAGCGTTGTCAAAAGATTATGTAGATGGATTACACCTGGATTATGTAAGATATTGTGATGTGATTCTGCCCGTAAACTTATGGAGTAATTACGGTATTGATCAGTCAAAAGAATTACCGGAATACGATTTCTGCTATTGCGAAACCTGCAGAACTAAGTATAAAGATCTGTATGGCAAAGATCCGCTGGAACTCCAACACCCTGACCAGAGTCCTTCCTGGCGTAAGTTCAGGTATGACCGAATTACAAACGTTGTGACCAACCTGGCGGACGTAGCGAAAAAACATAAGAAACCTATTTCAGCAGCAGTATTTCCAACACCTGAAATTGCTAAACGCATTGTAAGACAGGATTGGACTAACTGGCCATTGAATGCAGTATGTCCCATGATATATCATGGATTCTACCAGGAAGGTGTGGGTTGGATAGGCGATGCAGTAGCTGAAGGTATCAGGGGATTGGATGGTCGTTTCCCTCTGTATGCAGGTTTGTACCTGCCGGATTTCAATGGTAACATGGCTGACCTGGAGAAGGGTATCCGGCTCGCGATACAGCATGGTGCATCTGGTGTATCACTGTTTGGTGGTGTGACACCTGAGGTATTGCAGGCATTGCAAAAAGCGACTGTATAA
- a CDS encoding TIM-barrel domain-containing protein, translating to MNRLVWIAMVVLTTLPGSRALFAQNGVVNAGDVKQVRIGKGQVNLTTTNAYVQISIYNDSVIRVRMDRQPLGDDFSYAVIALPSPGSATIKATNDQINITTTLIQARISKRPFSISFYTPDGQPINEEENGLTTSWVDNTVTAYRKMQPEERFIGLGEKNGPLDRAGTAYTNWNSDVFGYRTDQDPLYSTIPFYIGIHHGLDYGIFLDNTYQSDFNFGASNNRFSSFAARGGEMNYYFIHAPSVAGIIQAYTGLTGRIHMPPLWSLGYQQNRYSYYPDQEVLRIAQTLREKKIPADGITLDIHYMDAYKLFTWDKNRFPDPAGMISKLKQQGFQLTVINDPGIKVERDYEAYENGVQENVFIKYVDGQLYSGQVWPGWCHFSDFTSEKGRNWWKQQLKSYVDVGVAGFWNDMNEIATWGQKMPDNVLFDFDGHGTTHRQAHNVYGLEMVRASYEGARAAMNKRPFILTRAGYAGLQRYSAIWTGDNRAEDDHMLAGVRIMNSLGISGVPFTGMDIGGFTGNAGVGLYTRWMQLGAFLPYFRNHTAVNTKSAEPWAFGEEALEVSRNYINLRYRLLPYIYCVFYEAMETGMPVMRSLAINYTQDARVYDNRFQQQFQLGNAFMIAPFESNQQYGEIYFPPGGWYDLYTDEPIAGGQIRINKLGMHELPVYVKAGSIIPMQSLVQTTAERPNDTLYLHVYKGDTANAIIYYEDDGQTYDYENGGYYKRTIRYDHQLILDKATGSYTSKFSNIKMILHGFGSLQQVKVNGGVQPIQSSGISFLSPISRFDPQGGYATTAVCQVQALSIKNSADRIVVEF from the coding sequence ATGAACAGATTAGTTTGGATTGCTATGGTAGTGTTGACAACGCTACCAGGCAGCAGGGCGCTCTTTGCCCAGAATGGTGTCGTAAATGCTGGCGATGTAAAACAGGTACGCATTGGAAAAGGCCAGGTGAACCTTACAACTACAAATGCTTATGTACAGATAAGTATATACAATGATAGCGTGATCAGGGTAAGAATGGACCGGCAGCCACTGGGGGATGATTTTTCTTATGCGGTTATCGCCCTTCCATCTCCAGGGTCAGCGACTATCAAAGCAACGAATGACCAGATCAACATTACCACCACACTTATACAAGCCCGTATAAGTAAACGGCCTTTCTCCATTTCTTTTTATACTCCGGATGGTCAGCCCATCAACGAAGAAGAAAACGGATTAACGACTTCATGGGTAGATAATACTGTGACGGCGTACAGGAAAATGCAGCCTGAAGAGCGCTTTATTGGTTTGGGAGAGAAGAACGGACCACTGGATAGAGCAGGTACTGCCTATACAAACTGGAACTCCGATGTATTTGGTTATAGAACGGATCAGGATCCGCTTTACAGCACTATTCCTTTTTATATAGGTATTCATCATGGATTGGATTATGGAATTTTCCTGGATAATACGTACCAGTCGGATTTCAATTTCGGCGCCAGTAATAATCGTTTTTCATCCTTTGCTGCGAGAGGGGGTGAAATGAATTATTACTTTATTCATGCGCCTTCTGTGGCAGGTATTATACAAGCTTATACAGGGTTGACAGGTAGAATACATATGCCGCCATTGTGGAGCCTGGGTTATCAGCAGAACCGATATAGCTATTATCCCGATCAGGAGGTGTTACGTATTGCACAGACACTGAGAGAGAAGAAAATACCAGCAGATGGGATTACACTGGATATCCATTATATGGATGCTTATAAACTGTTTACATGGGATAAAAATCGTTTTCCTGATCCGGCAGGAATGATCAGTAAACTAAAGCAGCAGGGATTTCAACTCACTGTTATCAATGACCCTGGAATTAAAGTAGAGAGAGATTATGAAGCTTACGAAAATGGTGTGCAGGAAAATGTGTTCATCAAGTATGTAGATGGACAATTGTATTCCGGGCAGGTTTGGCCTGGCTGGTGCCACTTTTCTGATTTTACGAGTGAGAAAGGACGTAACTGGTGGAAGCAGCAATTGAAGTCATATGTAGATGTAGGGGTAGCCGGGTTTTGGAATGATATGAATGAGATCGCGACCTGGGGACAGAAGATGCCGGATAATGTGTTGTTTGATTTTGATGGCCATGGTACTACACACAGGCAGGCGCATAATGTATATGGATTGGAAATGGTGAGGGCGAGTTATGAAGGCGCGCGGGCGGCAATGAATAAACGGCCGTTCATACTTACAAGAGCCGGGTATGCGGGTTTACAGCGCTATTCAGCCATCTGGACCGGTGATAACAGGGCTGAAGATGATCATATGCTGGCAGGGGTACGTATCATGAATAGCCTGGGCATAAGTGGCGTACCGTTTACGGGAATGGATATCGGTGGCTTTACTGGCAATGCAGGAGTTGGTCTTTATACACGATGGATGCAGCTGGGAGCTTTCCTGCCTTATTTCAGAAATCATACAGCTGTCAATACTAAATCGGCAGAGCCATGGGCATTTGGAGAAGAAGCGCTGGAGGTGTCGCGGAATTATATCAATCTGCGCTACCGGTTATTGCCATATATCTATTGTGTGTTTTATGAAGCGATGGAGACGGGTATGCCAGTGATGCGTTCATTGGCGATCAATTATACACAGGATGCGCGTGTGTATGACAACCGTTTCCAGCAACAGTTTCAGTTGGGTAATGCATTTATGATCGCACCTTTTGAAAGTAACCAACAGTATGGAGAAATCTATTTTCCACCGGGTGGTTGGTATGATCTGTATACTGATGAACCGATAGCAGGCGGGCAGATAAGGATCAATAAACTGGGGATGCATGAGCTACCAGTATATGTAAAAGCAGGCAGTATAATACCGATGCAATCACTGGTACAGACTACGGCGGAGCGGCCAAATGATACGTTGTACCTGCATGTGTATAAAGGTGATACCGCCAATGCGATTATTTATTATGAAGATGATGGGCAGACATATGATTATGAAAATGGTGGTTATTACAAGCGAACAATACGCTATGATCACCAGCTGATTCTTGATAAAGCCACAGGCAGCTACACTTCAAAGTTTAGTAATATCAAAATGATACTGCATGGGTTTGGCTCATTGCAGCAGGTGAAAGTCAATGGTGGGGTACAACCTATACAATCTTCCGGCATCAGTTTCCTCTCTCCTATTTCCCGTTTTGATCCACAGGGTGGTTATGCCACAACAGCTGTTTGCCAGGTGCAGGCATTGAGCATAAAAAATAGTGCGGATAGGATTGTGGTGGAATTTTGA